A window of Mercenaria mercenaria strain notata chromosome 16, MADL_Memer_1, whole genome shotgun sequence contains these coding sequences:
- the LOC123553375 gene encoding uncharacterized protein CXorf38 homolog isoform X2 — MDHRAQLENKKYRNWVRAGLGIKYVKDGLEPFCDHLVNQQHVDILDKIKQKHNLSAVACGLCDVRTLQPDHVQSKNRQCPLGQIHCNCLHPRGKTSCPNNVCGAIYDEIIRRHASTPPVPYWRNTDAHQWCTEPWAVAKCFINAPGYEHKTKATEFDCSGLLHLLIDNIEFHHHIQCIIDGNDAFSRVLQHRNAIFHCNNMEVEDTDIANYIDDMIELLQDDKEIKDRQESKNAVKKLLELKQEKFVITTTDEMEVRRIAMHAIEQKEKNLEQRIVDAATEIGVKTDESKKQIKVIGSTIKHELVQKRVEMKDDLKKTEVDSIERLEKREKEIKKVLRMKEIESAKKMDQKERESKDNLRKIEVDLKQKLEQKELQIKKNLRVTELNSKEGLKHEEIEIKKNLRVVELESKGRLDQKGKEIGKHLERKGEDILYQLERKQSAQIQIEGRRSDDISKAAADDLMKSSPRDRALHTNYERMRAVISLFGI, encoded by the exons ATGGACCACAGGGCGCAGCTTGAGAACAAGAAATACAGGAACTGGGTGAGAGCCGGACTTggtattaaatatgtaaaagacGGCTTGGAACCATTCTGTGATCATCTTGTTAACCAGCAGCATGTTGATATCTTAGATAAAATTAAACAGAAACACAATCTTTCGGCAGTAGCCTGTGGACTCTGCGATGTACGCACTCTCCAGCCAGATCATGTTCAAAGCAAAAATAGACAGTGTCCGCTCGGTCAAATTCATTGTAACTGTCTACACCCACGCGGGAAAACGTCTTGTCCCAACAACGTATGTGGTGCTATATACGACGAAATTATTAGGCGACACGCATCTACTCCTCCTGTCCCATACTGGAGAAACACAGACGCTCATCAGTGGTGTACTGAACCTTGGGCTGttgcaaaatgtttcataaatgctCCAGGATATGAACACAAGACAAAAGCAACCGAGTTTGACTGTTCCGGTTTGTTGCACCTGTTGATTGATAACATAGAGTTTCATCACCATATCCAGTGTATAATTGATGGCAATGATGCTTTTTCAAGG GTACTTCAACACAGAAACGCCATATTTCATTGTAACAATATGGAAGTAGAGGACACAGACATTGCAAATTATATAGATGATATGATAGAACTGCTGCAAGATGATAAAGAAATCAAAGATAGACAGGAATCTAAAAATGCGGTCAAGAAACTGCTTGAG CTAAAGCAGGAAAAGTTTGTAATAACAACTACAGATGAAATGGAAGTCCGTCGTATTGCAATGCATGCAATCGAACAGAAGGAAAAGAATCTTGAACAGAGAATAGTTGACGCTGCGACAGAAATTGGAGTTAAAACTGATGAAAGTAAAAAGCAGATAAAGGTGATAGGTTCAACTATAAAACACGAACTCGTGCAGAAAAGGGTTGAAATGAAAGATGATTTGAAAAAGACCGAAGTCGACTCAATAGAAAGACTCGAGAAGAGAGAGAAGGAAATCAAGAAAGTACTTAGGATGAAAGAAATTGAATCTGCAAAGAAGATGGATCAAAAAGAGAGAGAAAGCAAAGATAATTTGAGAAAGATAGAAGttgatttaaaacagaaattggAACAGAAAGAGTTGCAAATCAAAAAGAATCTGAGAGTGACAGAACTTAACTCAAAAGAGGGACTTAAGCATGAAGAGAtagaaattaaaaagaatttaagAGTAGTAGAATTGGAATCAAAAGGGAGACTAGATCAGAAAGGAAAAGAAATTGGAAAGCATTTAGAACGTAAAGGAGAAGATATACTTTATCAGCTGGAAAGAAAACAGTCAGCTCAGATTCAAATCGAAGGCAGGCGTAGTGACGACATTAGTaag GCAGCAGCAGACGATTTGATGAAGTCAAGTCCTCGTGACAGGGCTCTGCACACTAATTATGAAAGAATGAGAGCAG TTATATCTCTTTTCGGGATATGA
- the LOC123553375 gene encoding uncharacterized protein CXorf38 homolog isoform X1 has product MDHRAQLENKKYRNWVRAGLGIKYVKDGLEPFCDHLVNQQHVDILDKIKQKHNLSAVACGLCDVRTLQPDHVQSKNRQCPLGQIHCNCLHPRGKTSCPNNVCGAIYDEIIRRHASTPPVPYWRNTDAHQWCTEPWAVAKCFINAPGYEHKTKATEFDCSGLLHLLIDNIEFHHHIQCIIDGNDAFSRVLQHRNAIFHCNNMEVEDTDIANYIDDMIELLQDDKEIKDRQESKNAVKKLLELKQEKFVITTTDEMEVRRIAMHAIEQKEKNLEQRIVDAATEIGVKTDESKKQIKVIGSTIKHELVQKRVEMKDDLKKTEVDSIERLEKREKEIKKVLRMKEIESAKKMDQKERESKDNLRKIEVDLKQKLEQKELQIKKNLRVTELNSKEGLKHEEIEIKKNLRVVELESKGRLDQKGKEIGKHLERKGEDILYQLERKQSAQIQIEGRRSDDISKAAADDLMKSSPRDRALHTNYERMRAGNSYLYSTFKKQFISLYYLYYLSVKVLSVC; this is encoded by the exons ATGGACCACAGGGCGCAGCTTGAGAACAAGAAATACAGGAACTGGGTGAGAGCCGGACTTggtattaaatatgtaaaagacGGCTTGGAACCATTCTGTGATCATCTTGTTAACCAGCAGCATGTTGATATCTTAGATAAAATTAAACAGAAACACAATCTTTCGGCAGTAGCCTGTGGACTCTGCGATGTACGCACTCTCCAGCCAGATCATGTTCAAAGCAAAAATAGACAGTGTCCGCTCGGTCAAATTCATTGTAACTGTCTACACCCACGCGGGAAAACGTCTTGTCCCAACAACGTATGTGGTGCTATATACGACGAAATTATTAGGCGACACGCATCTACTCCTCCTGTCCCATACTGGAGAAACACAGACGCTCATCAGTGGTGTACTGAACCTTGGGCTGttgcaaaatgtttcataaatgctCCAGGATATGAACACAAGACAAAAGCAACCGAGTTTGACTGTTCCGGTTTGTTGCACCTGTTGATTGATAACATAGAGTTTCATCACCATATCCAGTGTATAATTGATGGCAATGATGCTTTTTCAAGG GTACTTCAACACAGAAACGCCATATTTCATTGTAACAATATGGAAGTAGAGGACACAGACATTGCAAATTATATAGATGATATGATAGAACTGCTGCAAGATGATAAAGAAATCAAAGATAGACAGGAATCTAAAAATGCGGTCAAGAAACTGCTTGAG CTAAAGCAGGAAAAGTTTGTAATAACAACTACAGATGAAATGGAAGTCCGTCGTATTGCAATGCATGCAATCGAACAGAAGGAAAAGAATCTTGAACAGAGAATAGTTGACGCTGCGACAGAAATTGGAGTTAAAACTGATGAAAGTAAAAAGCAGATAAAGGTGATAGGTTCAACTATAAAACACGAACTCGTGCAGAAAAGGGTTGAAATGAAAGATGATTTGAAAAAGACCGAAGTCGACTCAATAGAAAGACTCGAGAAGAGAGAGAAGGAAATCAAGAAAGTACTTAGGATGAAAGAAATTGAATCTGCAAAGAAGATGGATCAAAAAGAGAGAGAAAGCAAAGATAATTTGAGAAAGATAGAAGttgatttaaaacagaaattggAACAGAAAGAGTTGCAAATCAAAAAGAATCTGAGAGTGACAGAACTTAACTCAAAAGAGGGACTTAAGCATGAAGAGAtagaaattaaaaagaatttaagAGTAGTAGAATTGGAATCAAAAGGGAGACTAGATCAGAAAGGAAAAGAAATTGGAAAGCATTTAGAACGTAAAGGAGAAGATATACTTTATCAGCTGGAAAGAAAACAGTCAGCTCAGATTCAAATCGAAGGCAGGCGTAGTGACGACATTAGTaag GCAGCAGCAGACGATTTGATGAAGTCAAGTCCTCGTGACAGGGCTCTGCACACTAATTATGAAAGAATGAGAGCAGGTAATTCTTACCTttactcaacatttaaaaaacagtttatatcattatattatttgtattatttaagtGTGAAAGTCCTATCGgtttgttga